The sequence below is a genomic window from Candidatus Bipolaricaulota bacterium.
CGATCAGCGCGAGTGCCCTCCCAGTCAGGCCGACGATCCCGTCCTCGATCCCGTCCGGAGTCCCGACGATGGTGATCACCGCCCGGTTGTGGTCCGGATCGAGCGAATAGTCGATCACCCTTCGTCCCGGGCCGGCGGCGGCAGCGACGATCTCCTCCACCACATCGCGACGCCGCCCCTCGGAGATATTGGGGACGGATTCAACGATCTTATTCCACATCTTCCCCTTCCCCCGCCAAGACGAGGGAGACGACCGCCTCTGCCGCCGCCTCCCCATCGACCGTCGCCCGCACCTCGGCCCGCACCAGGTTGGCCCGGCGCCGGAGCAGCCGCGCTTCGAGACGGAGCTGGTCGCCCGGAACCACCTTCCGCCGGAACCGGGCCCGGTCGACCCCGACGAGGTAGCCCTCGACCCCGGCGGAACCGGAGAGGAGGAACGCGGCGGTCTGGGCCATCGCTTCCAGGATCAGCGTTCCGGGCATCACCGCGGGCAGCGGCTCGGGGAAGTGCCCTTGGAAGACAGGCTCACCGATGGTGACGTTC
It includes:
- the fabZ gene encoding 3-hydroxyacyl-ACP dehydratase FabZ, encoding MSLTIEEIRRRIPLRYPYLLVDRVTELGEERVVAIKNVTIGEPVFQGHFPEPLPAVMPGTLILEAMAQTAAFLLSGSAGVEGYLVGVDRARFRRKVVPGDQLRLEARLLRRRANLVRAEVRATVDGEAAAEAVVSLVLAGEGEDVE